Proteins encoded together in one Acidobacteriota bacterium window:
- a CDS encoding cupin domain-containing protein produces MARWIGTPTIVEAAGTLPKKIEEFVGRVNDRTGAVSIARMTSPPGWQEPGQRPEFDEYTVVLSGLLRVETAAGVLEVRAGEAVHAPAGEWVRYGTPGPEGAHYVAVCLPAFSPQTVHRDD; encoded by the coding sequence ATGGCGAGATGGATAGGGACGCCCACGATTGTCGAAGCGGCGGGGACGCTCCCCAAGAAGATCGAGGAGTTCGTCGGGCGCGTGAACGACCGCACCGGCGCGGTGAGCATCGCCCGGATGACGAGCCCTCCGGGGTGGCAGGAGCCGGGACAGCGGCCGGAGTTCGACGAGTATACGGTCGTCCTCTCCGGCCTCCTGCGCGTCGAGACGGCCGCGGGGGTCCTCGAGGTCCGGGCGGGTGAGGCCGTGCACGCGCCCGCCGGGGAGTGGGTCAGGTACGGCACCCCCGGCCCGGAGGGGGCTCACTACGTCGCCGTCTGCCTCCCGGCCTTCTCGCCGCAGACCGTGCATCGTGACGACTGA